Proteins from a genomic interval of Physeter macrocephalus isolate SW-GA chromosome 21, ASM283717v5, whole genome shotgun sequence:
- the LOC112062567 gene encoding profilin-2-like, with amino-acid sequence MQCIGDISEEVWQDCITLFLQTEMCCDAAIITNSLPWLLASYPEVNLFQLTQEEIQILLVREEREKLFLQGITLAGTKCLLIRDNLYTEGNNTIDLHTKGQSRGSQAVKVVQIESVYLVVMGHKGTEGGSLNLKAFKMACYIREAIHQHLAHF; translated from the coding sequence ATGCAGTGCATAGGGGATATCAGTGAAGAAGTCTGGCAAGACTGTATCACCCTCTTCCTACAGACTGAAATGTGCTGTGATGCAGCGATAATCACCAATTCCCTACCCTGGTTGTTAGCTTCTTATCCTGAAGTCAACTTGTTCCAATTGACCCAGGAAGAAATTCAGATCTTGctggtgagagaggagagagagaagttgTTTCTTCAGGGAATCACCCTTGCAGGGACCAAATGCTTGTTGATCCGGGACAACCTGTACACTGAGGGCAACAACACCATAGACCTCCACACCAAAGGCCAGAGTCGGGGCAGCCAGGCAGTGAAAGTAGTTCAGATCGAGTCTGTATACCTTGTGGTGATGGGACACAAAGGAACAGAAGGAGGGTCTCTCAACCTCAAGGCTTTCAAGATGGCGTGTTACATCAGAGAGGCCATTCATCAACACCTGGCCCATTTCTAA